One genomic segment of Sander lucioperca isolate FBNREF2018 chromosome 10, SLUC_FBN_1.2, whole genome shotgun sequence includes these proteins:
- the LOC116035974 gene encoding inactive phospholipase C-like protein 2 isoform X2 → MAEFGDDGSLPPLNLGDTAVPNDEAAGKTHCEVSVLNGDCGISENMVGSGALVSPGSQARVETANTCVGFDAKSEIPRRSSIIKDSSRQRKERKKTVSFSSMPTEKKISSASDCISAMVDGSELKKVRSNSRIYHRYFLLDADMQSLRWEPSKKESEKAKIDVKSIKEVRTGKNTDTFRTNGTYDQISEDCAFSIIFGENYESLDLVANTADVANIWVTGLRYLISYGKHTLNMIESSQNNMRSSWLGELFDEAGGYNSKQITICAAVQLVKKLNPGLKNVKIELKFKELHKAKDKAGSDVTKDEFIEVFHDLCTRPEIYFLFVQFSSNKEFLDTKDLMIFLEAEQGMAQVSEDTSIDVIQKYEPSKEGQLKGWLSLDGFTNYLMSPECHIFDPEQKTVCQDMKQPLSHYYINASHNTYLIEDQFRGPSDVTGYIRALKMGCRSVELDVWDGPDNEPVIYTGHTMTSQIVFRSVIDVINKYAFVASEFPLLLCLENHCSLKQQRVMFQHLKKILGDKIHIDSPKPEDCYLPSPLELKGKILLKGKKLSTNCTASEGEVTDEDEGAEMSQRMSIESAEQQTIAPKKFQLSKDLSDLVTLCKSVEFKDFPTSFQNQKQWELCSFNEVFASRCASDFPGDFVNYNKKYLARVYPSPMRIDSSNMNPQDFWKCGCQIVAMNYQTPGLMMDLNIGWFRQNGNCGYVLRPAIMREQVSYFSANTKDSVPGVSPQLLHIKIISGQNFPKPKGSGAKGDVVDPYVYVEIHGIPADCAEQRTKTVNQNGDNPLFDESFEFQINLPELAMVRFVVLDDDYIGDEFIGQYTIPVECLQPGFRHVPLQSLTGEVLPHTLLFVHVAITNRRGGGKPHKRGLSVRKGKRSREYASMRVLLIKAVDDVFKTAMLPLREATDLRENMQNAIVSFKELCGPSAVANLKQCILALSPRLTGPDNSPLLVFNLADQYPNLESQGLLPEVLKKVVTTYDMQSRAAWLCDTTLRCT, encoded by the exons GATAGCTCAAGACAgcgtaaagaaagaaagaagactgTATCATTCAGCAGCATGCCCACAGAGAAGAAAATAAGCAGTGCAAGTGATTGCATCAGTGCAATGGTGGATGGCTCTGAGCTGAAGAAAGTGCGATCCAATTCCCGCATCTACCACCGCTACTTTCTCCTTGATGCTGACATGCAGTCTTTGAGATGGGAGCCCTCGAAGAAGGAATCAGAAAAGGCCAAAATTGATGTAAAATCCATCAAGGAGGTGCGGACAGGGAAAAATACAGACACTTTTAGAACTAATGGAACCTATGATCAGATATCAGAGGACTGTGCGTTCTCAATCATCTTTGGGGAGAACTATGAGTCCCTGGACCTGGTGGCAAACACTGCAGATGTTGCCAACATTTGGGTTACAGGGCTGAGATACCTGATCTCCTATGGGAAACATACCTTGAACATGATAGAGAGCAGTCAGAACAACATGCGCTCATCTTGGCTGGGTGAACTTTTCGATGAGGCAGGCGGTTACAACAGCAAACAAATAACCATATGTGCTGCTGTGCAGCTAGTCAAAAAGTTGAACCCGGGacttaaaaatgtgaaaatagaACTGAAGTTCAAGGAGCTTCACAAAGCTAAGGACAAAGCAGGTTCTGATGTGACAAAAGATGAGTTCATTGAGGTCTTTCATGATCTTTGCACCAGACCAGaaatttattttctctttgttCAGTTCTCCAGTAACAAAGAATTTCTGGATACCAAGGACTTAATGATATTTCTGGAGGCAGAGCAGGGAATGGCACAAGTCAGTGAAGACACCAGCATAGACGTCATTCAGAAATATGAACCGTCTAAAGAGGGCCAGCTCAAGGGTTGGCTTTCTCTTGATGGGTTCACCAACTATCTTATGTCTCCAGAGTGCCATATATTTGACCCTGAACAAAAAACCGTATGCCAAGACATGAAACAGCCCTTGTCCCACTATTACATCAATGCATCCCACAACACATATCTGATAGAAGATCAGTTCAGAGGTCCCTCTGATGTGACAGGGTATATCCGTGCCCTCAAGATGGGCTGCCGCAGTGTAGAGCTGGATGTGTGGGATGGGCCTGATAACGAACCTGTTATTTACACTGGTCACACGATGACATCACAGATAGTTTTTCGCAGCGTCATTGACGTCATCAACAAGTATGCCTTTGTTGCATCCGAGTTTCCACTACTACTGTGTTTAGAAAACCATTGCTCCTTAAAGCAGCAGAGAGTCATGTTTCAGCACCTAAAGAAGATCCTTGGAGACAAGATCCACATAGATTCTCCAAAACCTGAGGACTGCTACCTCCCTTCTCCCTTAGAACTGAAGGGAAAGATTCTGCTGAAGGGTAAGAAACTGAGCACAAACTGCACTGCTTCAGAAGGTGAGGTGACAGATGAAGACGAGGGGGCAGAAATGTCTCAAAGGATGAGCATTGAGTCTGCGGAACAACAGACTATCGCACCCAAAAAATTCCAGCTGTCCAAGGACCTCTCTGATCTTGTGACCTTGTGTAAGTCTGTGGAATTCAAAGACTTtccaacatctttccagaaccAGAAGCAATGGGAGCTTTGCTCTTTCAATGAGGTCTTTGCCAGTCGCTGTGCCAGTGACTTCCCAGGTGACTTTGTTAACTACAACAAAAAGTACCTTGCACGAGTTTACCCTAGCCCCATGCGCATCGACTCTAGCAACATGAATCCACAAGATTTCTGGAAGTGTGGTTGCCAGATTGTGGCAATGAACTACCAGACTCCTGGCCTGATGATGGATTTAAACATCGGCTGGTTCCGTCAGAATGGGAACTGCGGCTATGTACTGCGTCCAGCGATCATGAGGGAGCAGGTTTCATATTTTAGTGCCAACACTAAAGATTCAGTACCTGGTGTTTCTCCACAGCTCTTACACATCAAGATCATCAGTGGACAAAACTTCCCCAAACCCAAAGGCTCAGGTGCCAAAGGAGACGTAGTAGACCCCTATGTGTATGTGGAAATTCACGGAATTCCTGCTGACTGTGCTGAACAAAGGACTAAAACGGTCAACCAGAATGGAGACAACCCTCTGTTTGATGAGAGCTTTGAGTTTCAGATCAATCTCCCTGAGCTTGCAATGGTGCGCTTTGTGGTGCTAGACGACGACTACATTGGTGATGAATTTATCGGCCAATATACAATCCCCGTTGAGTGTCTCCAGCCAGGTTTTCGCCATGTACCACTACAATCTCTGACAGGCGAGGTTCTGCCACATACCTTGTTGTTTGTTCATGTGGCCATAACCAATCGAAGAGGGGGCGGCAAACCACACAAAAGGGGACTGTCTGTACGAAAGGGCAAGAGAAGTAGAGAGTATGCCAGCATGAGAGTGCTATTGATCAAGGCTGTGGATGATGTCTTCAAAACAGCCATGCTGCCACTGAGGGAGGCAACAGATCTCAGAGAAAACATGCAG aATGCCATTGTGTCCTTTAAAGAGCTGTGCGGCCCTTCAGCAGTGGCTAACCTGAAGCAGTGCATCTTGGCCCTTTCCCCTCGACTGACTGGACCCGACAACAGCCCCCTTCTGGTGTTCAACCTCGCCGACCAGTACCCTAACTTGGAATCCCAAGGCCTGCTACCAGAGGTCCTCAAGAAAGTCGTCACCACCTATGACATG CAGAGCAGGGCGGCCTGGCTTTGTGACACAACTTTGCGGTGCACTTAA